A window of the Astyanax mexicanus isolate ESR-SI-001 chromosome 22, AstMex3_surface, whole genome shotgun sequence genome harbors these coding sequences:
- the pomt1 gene encoding protein O-mannosyl-transferase 1 yields the protein MQGLKLPLTVKCEVDLLLVAVTVLSFLTRLSGIQFPKAVVFDEVYYGQFLSLYMKRVFFIDESGPPFGHMILALGGYLGGFDGNFVWNRIGAEYTSNVPVWTLRVIPALAGSLCVPLGYLLMVELGFTHLTALGASVLLLLENSLIVQSRFMLLESVLIFFLLLAVVSYLRFYNAPNNSLCRWLWLILSGASCAFAVGLKYMGLFTYLLLLGLAAVHTWHVIGDKTLSNAKVLVQVVARFLALVVLPVVMYLGFFYVHLTLLYHSGPHDQMMSSAFQASLEGGLARITQGQPLEVAFGSQVTLRSVSSKPLPCWLHSHKANYPIRYENGRGSSHQQQVTCYPFKDVNNWWIIKDPSKQSLVVSSPPRPVRHGDIIQLLHGMTSRFLNTHDVAAPMSPHSQEVSGYIDFNVSMPAQNLWRVDITNRESDRDVWKTILSEVRLIHVNTSAVLKLSGASLPDWGFRQLEVVGDKIYKGYQQSGVWNVEEHRYGRSHEQKERELELNSPTHDDINRNLTFMAKFIELQWKMLTVRNEEAEHKYSSLPLEWISMDTNIAYWLHPSSNAQIHLMGNIVTWTFANLALFVYVLLFLAYLLRRRRKINDIPEASWEQLVLAGVVCSGGWAVNYLPFFLMEKTLFLYHYLPALTFQILQIPVVVEHLYIYVLRSASQQKAFGGVVLAALCSVYLCYHTFSPLTYGQPELTSEQLAALRWRESWDILFRKR from the exons ATGCAGGGGCTTAAACTGCCGCTTACTGTAAAGTGTGAAGTGGATCTGCTGCTGGTGGCGGTGACCGTGCTGAGCTTTCTTACCAGACTGTCCGGGATTCAGTTTCCTAAAGCTGTTGT GTTTGATGAGGTTTACTATGGCCAGTTCCTGTCTCTGTACATGAAGAGAGTGTTTTTCATTGATGAGAGCGGACCACCTTTTGGCCATATGATTCTAGCATTAGGAG GCTACCTGGGGGGCTTTGATGGCAATTTTGTGTGGAACAGAATTGGAGCAG AATACACCAGTAATGTTCCTGTGTGGACCCTCAGAGTGATTCCTGCCTTGGCTGGGTCATTGTGTGTGCCCCTTGGCTATCTTCTCATGGTAGAACTGGGATTTACTCATCTCACTGCTCTTGGTGCTTCTGTGCTGCTGCTTCTAG agAACTCGCTGATTGTGCAGTCTCGCTTCATGCTGCTGGAGTCTGTCCTCATCTTTTTCCTGCTGCTTGCTGTTGTTTCCTACCTGCGGTTCTACAACGCTCCAAACAA TTCTTTATGCAGGTGGCTGTGGCTCATCCTCTCTGGGGCAAGTTGTGCATTTGCAGTGGG ATTGAAGTACATGGGTCTCTTCACCTACTTGCTGCTGCTTGGTCTGGCTGCAGTTCACACCTGGCATGTCATTGGAGATAAAACACTAAGCAAT GCCAAAGTGTTGGTTCAGGTTGTGGCTCGGTTCTTGGCGCTTGTTGTGCTCCCGGTTGTTATGTACTTAGGATTTTTCTATGTGCATCTGACTCTACTGTACCATAGTGGACCACACGATCAAATGATGAGCAGCGCTTTCCAAGCCAGTCTAGAG GGTGGTCTGGCGAGGATCACTCAGGGTCAGCCTCTAGAGGTGGCATTCGGTTCCCAGGTGACTCTGCGCAGTGTGTCCAGTAAACCTCTTCCATGCTGGCTCCATTCCCACAAAGCCAACTATCCAATCAG ATATGAAAATGGTAGAGGCAGCTCCCATCAGCAGCAGGTGACCTGCTACCCTTTTAAAGATGTCAACAACTGGTGGATAATCAAAGACCCCAGCAA GCAGAGTCTTGTGGTGAGCAGCCCTCCCCGACCTGTCCGACATGGTGATATTATACAGTTGCTGCACGGCATGACGTCAAGATTCCTCAACAC ACATGATGTTGCAGCTCCTATGAGTCCTCACTCTCAAGAAGTGTCTGGTTACATTGACTTTAATGTATCGATGCCAGCTCAGAACCTGTGGCGCGTG GACATTACAAATAGAGAGTCTGACCGGGATGTGTGGAAGACTATTCTGTCGGAAGTGCGGCTCATCCACGTTAACACTTCTGCTGTGCTGAAG CTGAGTGGAGCATCTCTTCCAGACTGGGGCTTTAGGCAGTTGGAGGTTGTGGGAGATAAAATCTATAAAGGCTACCAGCAGAGTGGAGTGTGGAACGTGGAAGAACATCGCTATGGCagaa GTCATGAGCAAAAGGAGAGAGAGCTGGAGCTGAATTCTCCCACTCACGATGACATAAACAGAAACCTCACATTCATGGCCAAGTTCATCGAGTTGCAG TGGAAGATGCTGACAGTCCGAAATGAAGAGGCAGAGCACAAATACAGCTCCTTACCTCTGGAATGGATCAGCATGGACACCAACATAGCATACTGGCTTCATCCATCTAGTAat gcTCAAATCCACTTGATGGGGAACATTGTCACCTGGACGTTTGCGAATCTTGCACTGTTTGTGTATGTGCTCCTGTTTTTAGCTTATCTGCTCAGACGACGACGGAAAATAAATGATATTCCTGAAG CCTCTTGGGAGCAGCTGGTTCTGGCTGGCGTTGTGTGCTCTGGTGGATGGGCTGTTAACTACCTGCCTTTCTTTCTGATGGAGAAGACCCTGTTCCTGTACCACTATCTTCCAGCCCTCACATTCCAGATCCTGCAAATACCTGTTGTTGTAGAGCACCTTTACATTTATGTATTGAG ATCTGCATCTCAGCAGAAGGCTTTTGGTGGAGTTGTCCTGGCAGCTTTGTGCTCTGTGTATCTTTGCTACCACACCTTCAGCCCCCTCACATACGGCCAGCCTGAGCTCACCTCAGAGCAGCTAGCCGCACTGCGCTGGAGAGAAAGCTGGGATATTCTCTTTCGGAAACGCTGA